A window of Clostridium novyi genomic DNA:
TAAAATTAATAAAGTAACTGAAATTTTTAAATATATATATTTAGCATCCGTTAGTAAAAAAGAAATTCAATTTAAAATAAAATGTTCTATATGCGGAGAGTATCATTATTATAGCTATGATGTAATGAGTTTCCTTAGAGGGAGCATGACTATTGGAGGATGTGAGAATCTAGGATATCCTATATTTTTCATTGGTCAAAAAGAAAAGGTTGAAGATAAAATAAATAAATATAGAGAAGTTAATGAAAATATATATGTTATGATTTAAATTATTGAATATAATAATTGTAATCTGTCAATATTAGAAACATATGGACAGATTACTTTCTTTTTAAGAAATTCGCTAGATAAAAAAAAGAAAATAGGGTATAATCTAAAACGTATTACATGTCAAACATTTCTGTAATAATTATTTCCCAGATAAATTTACTATAAATAAATATTAAACTATGGAGGTGCTATTTTGGAGAGTAAAGATTTAAACAGTATGACTGTTGTTGAATTAAGAAAAATGGCAAAAGATTTAGATATAAAAGGTATAACAAAATTAAAAAAGGTAGAATTAATTAAAGAGATAAATGAAAAAACACCAATAACTATAAATAAGGGTGGAGTAATTTTAAAAGAAAACATAATACCTAAAAAATTACATAATTTTTCAAATGATAATATTAAAAGTGTAGATCAAAATGATACTCAGAATAAAAGTGAAGTTTTAGAAGAAGGAAGTTCATTAGAAAAAGGGAAGAATCTTAAAGAAATGATACATGAATCTCAAAGTGCTAAAGGTGTTCTTGAAATTATTGAAAATAACAATTACGGATTTTTAAGAGGGGAAAATTATTTAACAGGTCCTAAAGATATATATGTATCTCCATCTCAAATAAGAAGGTTTAATTTAAAAACAGGAGATGAAGTAAGTGGAAAAGTTAGAACGGCAAAGGAAGGGGAAAAGTTTCAAGCCCTTATATATGTAGAAAAAATAAATGGAGAAAATCCAGAAAAAGCAGTGGGAAGACAGAGATTTGAAAAATTAACACCTATCTATCCTAATGAAAGAATAAGATTAGAAATAGGTCAATCAGACTTATCTTCTAGATTAATGGATATAATATCTCCTATAGGAAAAGGTCAAAGAGGATTAATAGTTGCTCCCCCTAAAGCAGGTAAAACAACTCTTTTAAAAAAGATAGCTCACAGTATATCTAAAAATCACCCAGAATCAAAATTAATAGTACTTTTAATAGATGAAAGACCAGAAGAGGTTACAGATATGCAAAGATCTATTAATGGTGAAGTTATATATTCTACCTTTGACGAAGAACCTGAGCATCATACAAAAGTAGCTTATATGGTTCTTGAAAGAGCTAAAAGAATGGTTGAACAAGGGCAAGATGTAATAGTACTTCTTGATAGTTTAACAAGACTTACAAGAGCATATAATTTAACAATTAATCCAACAGGAAGAACTCTTTCAGGAGGACTTGATCCTGGAGCGTTAATAATGCCTAAAAAGTTTTTTGGAGCTGCTAGAAATATAGAAGAAGGTGGAAGTCTTACGATTTTAGCTACAGCACTTATTGATACTGGAAGTAGAATGGATGATATGATTTTTGAAGAATTTAAAGGAACTGGAAACATGGAAGTTCACTTAGATAGAAAGTTAGAAGAAAGAAGAATATTCCCTGCCGTAGATATTTATAAATCTGGAACTAGAAGAGAAGATTTATTACTAAGTACACAGGAGTTAGAAACTTCGTTTACTATAAGAAAAGTACTGTATAAAGAAAATAACACAGCAAATATAACTGAAAAATTAATTAATTTACTTTCAAAAACAAAAAATAATGATGAATTTTTACAAAATTTCAATAAAGAAAAATGGGAAAGATAAAATCTTTCCCATTTTTAAAGAAACTATTTGTTTTCTAAGTTGTACTTCTTCATGAACTTTTCGATTCTTCCGCCTGTATCTAATATCTTTTGCTTTCCAGTATAGAAAGGATGACATTTAGAGCAAACATCCACCTTAAGTTCAGATTTAGTTGATCCAGTAGTGAAAGTATTTCCACATGCACATTTAACTACTGCATCATGATTATATTCTGGGTGTAAACCTTCTTTCATTATTTTCACCTCGCTTACACTATTATTCTTAAAAAGAATAATTCAAAACGAATTGTCAACTCTTAAAATTATATCATAGGGGATATGAAATATCAACAATTTTACACTTGCAATTTAAAGGAATAAACATATAAAATAGTTAGTATGGAAAATGCAAAATATTATAGGTAAGGTTGTGGAGGTATAGTTTTAGATGAGTAAATTACATTTTAGATATGGCGCCATTAATAGTGGTAAGTCTACAAATTTGATGCAAGTAGCACATAACTATGAAGAAAGAGGAATGAAAGTTATTGTAATGAAGCCAAAGAGAGATTCTAAAGGTGGAGATAAAGTGGTTTCTAGGTTAGGTGTTACAAGAAAGGTTGATATACTTTTAGATGTTAATGAAAATGCATATGAAAAAGTAAAGAATATATGTAAAGAAGAAACTATTAACTGCATATTGGTAGATGAAGTTCAATTTTTAAAAAAAGAACAAATAGATCAATTATTTGAGATAGCTGTAAAATTAGATATACCTACAATATGTTATGGACTTAGAACGGATTTTAAGATGAACGGTTTTGAAGGAAGTATGAGATTACTTTTATTAGCACATAGTATGGAAGAGTTAAAAACTATATGTAGATGTGGAAAAAAAGCATCTTTAAATGGAAGAAAGATAAATGGAAAGTTTGTTTTTGAAGGAGAACAAATTGCTATAGATAAAGAAGATAATGTTGAATATGAGTCTCTTTGTCCTAAATGTTACTTAGAGTATAGAGATGAAATTAAAAAGTTATAAAAAGTTTTATAAAAAAATGAGGTGAAGCGATGGGGAAGAAAGTTTCGGTTGGGGGACAGGCGGTTATAGAAGGTGTAATGATGAGGGGGAGTAATGGTGTAGCTACTGCCATAAGAAAAAGTAATGGTGAAATAGAAGTGGATTTAAAAAAAATAAAGCCCCTTACTCAAAAGAACAAGGTGTTTTCTCTTCCAATTATAAGAGGATTTATTACTTTAATTGATTCATTAATAATTGGAATAAAGACCTTAAATTATTCTGCATCTTTTATAGAAGAATTAGATAAAGAATCTTCTAAATTAGATGATTGGATAGAAGAAAAATTTAAGGGGAAAGCAACAGATATAATTATGGGTATATCTTTTATTGTATCTATGGCGTTATCGATTTTTATATTTTTTATAATACCTACATTTGTAGCTAACAAATTTAAAATAGTTAACATAAATAATACTATTTCTCTTAATATACTAGAAGGAATTATAAGAGTTTTTATATTTCTTACATATATATTTATTATAAGTAGAATGAAGGATATAAAAAGAGTATTTGAGTATCATGGAGCAGAACATAAGACTATATTTTGTTATGAAAGCAATGAAGAACTTAAACCTGAAAATGCAAAACATCAAGGAAGATTACATCCTAGATGCGGTACTAATTTTTTATTTTTAGTTATGATAGTTAGTATAATTTTATTTTCATTTACTGGTTGGAATTCTATTTGGCAAAGAATTTTGTATAGAATAATTTTATTACCAGTAGTTTCAGGAATAACCTATGAAATTATAAAGTGGATGGGAAATAATAAAAATTTTTGTACTAAAATTTTAGCCTATCCAGGACTTATGTTACAAAAGCTTACTACCAGGGAACCGGATTTAAAGCAACTTGAGGTAGCTATTGTATCATTAAAGGTAGCTGAAGGTATAGAAACAGTTGAAAGTATAAAAGAAAAGTACAATAAAAATGATAATTAAACATTAATCGCTAGTTCCTAAAAGGGATTAGCGATTAATGTTTAAAGAAACTTACATTAAGGAGGAAATGTATGACAATAGGAGAAGCTTTAAGTATTGCATATAATACTTTAAAAGTTGAAAATATAGATACATATATTTTAGACTCACAGCTTTTAATTCAAAAAGTTTTAAAAAAGGATAAATTGTTTATAATTTTAAATAGAAATTTAGAAATATCATTAAAAGATCAAGAGGAGTTTTTTAAACTTATAAAATTACGTAAAGATAAAATGCCTGTAAAATATATCTTAGGTGAATGTGAGTTTATGGGATTAAATTTTAATGTAAAAGAAGGTGTTTTAATTCCTAGGGCAGATACGGAAGTATTAGTAGAAGAAGTAATAAAAGAAATTAAGGAGAATGGATATAATAATGTATGTGATGTATGTTGTGGAAGTGGGGCTATAGGAATTTCCATAGGAAAATACATAAAGGAAACTATAATTGATTGTTATGATATATCGGATATAGCAATTGAAGTTACTAAAAATAATATAAATAAATTCCAACTTAATAATAAGGTTTATGTATATAAAAGTGATTTGTTAGATGAAGCTAAAAGACAAAATAAGATGTATGATGTTATAGTGTCAAATCCACCATATATTAAAGAAGAGGTTATACCAACTCTTATGAAGGATGTTAAAGAATATGAACCATATATTGCTTTGTGTGGTGGAAAAGATGGCCTTTATTTTTATAATAAAATAACTAAAAATAGTGTAGATTTTTTAAATAGAGGAGGTTTATTAGCCTTTGAAATAGGATATGATCAAGGTAAAGAAGTTAAAGATATATTAATTGAAAATGGATTTTCTAATATAAAGGTAATTAAAGATCTTGCAGGGTTAGATAGAGTAGTTATGGGAAGGCTTTAAGCATATATTATAATCTTTTACTAATAAATAATTTTATGTTATAATATTGTAATGTGAAAATACGGATTACGGAGTGATAAATCGATGTTAGATAAATTGGATTTTACAGAAAATAAGTACGAAGAATTATCGATAAAAATTAGTGACCCATCAGTAATGGCTAATCAAAATGAATGGAGAAAACTATGTAAAGAGCATGCGGAGCTTGAAACTATAGTTACAAAGTATAGAGAATATAAAAACAATAAAGAAGAATTAGAAGCTAATAAAGAATTACTTTCAGAAGAAAATGATAGAGATATGAAAGAAATGATTCAAGAAGAAATAAAAACTCTTGAAGAAAATATAGTAAGGGATGAAGAAGAGTTAAAAATATTACTTCTTCCTAAAGATCCTAATGATGATAAAAACGTATTTATCGAAATAAGAGCTGGTGCTGGTGGAGATGAAGCCGCATTATTTGCAGCTAACTTATTTAGAATGTACACAAGATATGCTGAAAGACATGGTTGGAAGACTGAACTTATGAGTGCCAATGAAACAGATATTGGTGGATTTAAGGAAGTTGTATTTATGTTAAGGGGAGATTCGGCATATAGTAAGATGAAATTTGAAAGTGGAGTTCATAGAGTGCAAAGAGTTCCAGATACTGAATCAAGTGGAAGAATACATACTTCTACAGCCACTGTAGCAGTTTTACCAGAAGTTGATGATGTTGATATACAAATAGATCCTAATGATATTAGAGTTGATGTATTTAGAGCATCAGGACACGGTGGCCAATGTGTAAATACTACTGACTCAGCAGTAAGAATGACACATATACCAACAGGAATTGTTGTATCATGTCAAGATGAAAAGTCACAGCTTAAAAATAAAGAAAAAGCTTTAAAGGTATTAAAGGCTAGATTATACGAAAAGGCTGAAGCGGAAAGAGCAGCTAGTATATCAGCAGATAGAAAGAGTCAGGTTGGTACTGGAGATAGAAGTGAAAGAATAAGAACTTATAATTATCCTCAAGGAAGAGTTACAGAGCACAGAATAGGTGTTACTTTATATAAATTAGAGGCTTTTCTTGATGGAGATATGGAAGAAATTATAGATGCATTAATAACAGCAGAACAAGCTGAGAAAATGAAAGCAATGGGAAATAATTAATATATTTCGAGGTGGAACTATGAAGATAAATAAAGCTATTAGAAAGCAAAAAAAATCTTATAAGAGATTTATGCTTACTATGAGCTTTATTTTTTTGTTATTGCCTTCAGTGTTGTATTTTTCTCATGAATTTTATACATTTATTATAGCTTATCTTGTCTTTATTGAAGTTTTAATAATAATTGTAATGTTTATTAGATTAGATAAGGAATATTTAAAATATAAAATAGATAAAAAAATAAAAGTAATTAATGGGATTTGGGGAGGAAGATATGTAGTGCCTTGTGATAAGGTAGAGATGGTACATACTCTAAAGGATGGTGGAGATCTAAGAATTATAATAGTATTAAGATCAAAATTTAGAAACTCAAAAATAAAACTAGTTGAACCTTCTTTTATAAAAAGACAAAGATGGATTAAAAAATACTATGAAGATTTAAAAGAAAAAAGTATATTTAATCAATGTTATTACTTTGTTATATATAAAGGAGGATATAATAAGTATGAATTGTTAGATTCTATATATAGAAATTGTGTACAAGCACATTTTACAGATGATTGTATAAAAAGAATAAAAGAATATAGGGAGTGAGAATAAACCCTTCATTTTAAAAATAATTATAAATTAGAAATGGAGGGATTATTTTGGATGGAAAAACAATTTTTATTGTAACTTTAGCTAGTTTGTTTTCTTTAATAGGTACTATGATAGGAGCGTCATTAGGTATAATAATAAAAAAACCATCTAAAAATAGTATAGGTAATATAAATGGTTTTGCATCAGGAGTTATGTTGTCGGTGGTAATGATGGATTTAATTCCTGAAGCTATATCTAAAATTACTATATTTTATACAATGTTATTTTGTATAATAGGTATCTTAACTGTTATGTTAATTGATATTTTAACTGGAGATAAGGGGAAATACTTTAGTAGTGGTCATTTAAAGGTAGCCTTTATGGCTTCTTTAGGACTTATGCTTCATAATTTTCCTGAAGGTATAATTATGGGAGCAGGCTTTTTGGCTTATAAAACCCTTGGAATAAAAATGAGTTTAATTATAGCTATACATGATATACCAGAAGGAATTGCTGTATCAGCTCCACTTATGGTTGCTAGGACAAGACCTTTTAAAATAATGTTATATGCGTTTATTACAGCATTTCCTACAGTTATAGGTTCCTGGATAGGTGTTTATATTGGCAATATATCAAAGGCAGTATTAGGTGAATGTTTAGGAATGGCATCTGGAATAATGTTGTATGTAGTTTTTGGTCAGATGATTCCTGAATCATTAAATATAGGTAAAAAAATAAAGGTAACATTAAGTATATTGTTAGGAATTATATTGG
This region includes:
- the prfA gene encoding peptide chain release factor 1, with the protein product MLDKLDFTENKYEELSIKISDPSVMANQNEWRKLCKEHAELETIVTKYREYKNNKEELEANKELLSEENDRDMKEMIQEEIKTLEENIVRDEEELKILLLPKDPNDDKNVFIEIRAGAGGDEAALFAANLFRMYTRYAERHGWKTELMSANETDIGGFKEVVFMLRGDSAYSKMKFESGVHRVQRVPDTESSGRIHTSTATVAVLPEVDDVDIQIDPNDIRVDVFRASGHGGQCVNTTDSAVRMTHIPTGIVVSCQDEKSQLKNKEKALKVLKARLYEKAEAERAASISADRKSQVGTGDRSERIRTYNYPQGRVTEHRIGVTLYKLEAFLDGDMEEIIDALITAEQAEKMKAMGNN
- the rpmE gene encoding 50S ribosomal protein L31; the encoded protein is MKEGLHPEYNHDAVVKCACGNTFTTGSTKSELKVDVCSKCHPFYTGKQKILDTGGRIEKFMKKYNLENK
- a CDS encoding DUF1385 domain-containing protein — translated: MGKKVSVGGQAVIEGVMMRGSNGVATAIRKSNGEIEVDLKKIKPLTQKNKVFSLPIIRGFITLIDSLIIGIKTLNYSASFIEELDKESSKLDDWIEEKFKGKATDIIMGISFIVSMALSIFIFFIIPTFVANKFKIVNINNTISLNILEGIIRVFIFLTYIFIISRMKDIKRVFEYHGAEHKTIFCYESNEELKPENAKHQGRLHPRCGTNFLFLVMIVSIILFSFTGWNSIWQRILYRIILLPVVSGITYEIIKWMGNNKNFCTKILAYPGLMLQKLTTREPDLKQLEVAIVSLKVAEGIETVESIKEKYNKNDN
- a CDS encoding ZIP family metal transporter; translated protein: MDGKTIFIVTLASLFSLIGTMIGASLGIIIKKPSKNSIGNINGFASGVMLSVVMMDLIPEAISKITIFYTMLFCIIGILTVMLIDILTGDKGKYFSSGHLKVAFMASLGLMLHNFPEGIIMGAGFLAYKTLGIKMSLIIAIHDIPEGIAVSAPLMVARTRPFKIMLYAFITAFPTVIGSWIGVYIGNISKAVLGECLGMASGIMLYVVFGQMIPESLNIGKKIKVTLSILLGIILGIVITNVL
- the rho gene encoding transcription termination factor Rho; its protein translation is MESKDLNSMTVVELRKMAKDLDIKGITKLKKVELIKEINEKTPITINKGGVILKENIIPKKLHNFSNDNIKSVDQNDTQNKSEVLEEGSSLEKGKNLKEMIHESQSAKGVLEIIENNNYGFLRGENYLTGPKDIYVSPSQIRRFNLKTGDEVSGKVRTAKEGEKFQALIYVEKINGENPEKAVGRQRFEKLTPIYPNERIRLEIGQSDLSSRLMDIISPIGKGQRGLIVAPPKAGKTTLLKKIAHSISKNHPESKLIVLLIDERPEEVTDMQRSINGEVIYSTFDEEPEHHTKVAYMVLERAKRMVEQGQDVIVLLDSLTRLTRAYNLTINPTGRTLSGGLDPGALIMPKKFFGAARNIEEGGSLTILATALIDTGSRMDDMIFEEFKGTGNMEVHLDRKLEERRIFPAVDIYKSGTRREDLLLSTQELETSFTIRKVLYKENNTANITEKLINLLSKTKNNDEFLQNFNKEKWER
- a CDS encoding thymidine kinase gives rise to the protein MSKLHFRYGAINSGKSTNLMQVAHNYEERGMKVIVMKPKRDSKGGDKVVSRLGVTRKVDILLDVNENAYEKVKNICKEETINCILVDEVQFLKKEQIDQLFEIAVKLDIPTICYGLRTDFKMNGFEGSMRLLLLAHSMEELKTICRCGKKASLNGRKINGKFVFEGEQIAIDKEDNVEYESLCPKCYLEYRDEIKKL
- the prmC gene encoding peptide chain release factor N(5)-glutamine methyltransferase; this encodes MTIGEALSIAYNTLKVENIDTYILDSQLLIQKVLKKDKLFIILNRNLEISLKDQEEFFKLIKLRKDKMPVKYILGECEFMGLNFNVKEGVLIPRADTEVLVEEVIKEIKENGYNNVCDVCCGSGAIGISIGKYIKETIIDCYDISDIAIEVTKNNINKFQLNNKVYVYKSDLLDEAKRQNKMYDVIVSNPPYIKEEVIPTLMKDVKEYEPYIALCGGKDGLYFYNKITKNSVDFLNRGGLLAFEIGYDQGKEVKDILIENGFSNIKVIKDLAGLDRVVMGRL